The following is a genomic window from Paracoccus alcaliphilus.
TCGGTCAGGGTGCCAAGGAAGGTCTGGTCGCGCCGGAAACCGCCAACAGTTCCGCCGTGGGCGCCTGCTTCATCCCGATGCTGACGCTTGGCATTCCCGGCGATGCGGTGACGGCGATCTTCATCGGCGCGCTGTTCATCCACGGGCTGAACCCCGGCCCGATGCTGATGATCGAGCAGCCGCACATGTTCTGGTTCATCGTCGGCGGGCTGGTTCTGGCCAATATCTTTTTGCTGATCTTCGGCCTGACCGGCATCAAGATCTTTACCCGCATCGTTGAAATCCCGAAGGGCATCCTTCTGCCGCTGATCCTGATGCTGTCGGTGGTGGGGGCCTATGCGCTGAACAACTCGGTCACCGATGTCTATTGGATGCTGGGCTTTGGCGTGCTGGGTTTCTTCATGAAGGAATACGGCTATCAGGTCGGGCCGGTGATCCTGGGCGTGATCCTGTCGCGACTGATCGACGAGAACTGGCGCCGGGCGATCATATCGGAACAGGAAAGCCTTGGCAGTTTCTTTGCCAACCTGCTGACCAGCCCGCTGTCGCTGGTGCTGTTTCTGACGGTGATGGTGATCATGCTCAGCCAGACGCGGCTGTTCGGTGCTTTGCGCCGGGCCGTGACCCGCAAGACCTGAGTGGACCGCCATGCCCCATGACAAGGACCCCGAGATGAACGCGCCCTCCCGTGACGATACCGTGCGCCTTGGCCTGATCGGCGACAATATCGCCGCCTCGCAATCGCCGCGCCTGCATGAGCTGGCGGGCCGTCTGACCGGCGCAGACGTCACCTATCAACGCCTGATCCCGCCAGAGCGGGGCCAGGATTTCGAGCAGGTCTTCGAGGCTGCGCGCGCCGGGGGCTTTCGCGGGCTGAACATCACCTATCCCTACAAAGAGCGGGTGGTGTCTCTGGTCAGTATTCCCGATCCGCATGTCGCGGCGCTGGGGGCCTGCAATACCGTGCTGTTCACCGCCGATGGGCCGCAGGGTTACAACACCGACTGGTCGGGCTTCATGGCGGGTTATCGCCGGGTCATGGGGGATGCCGCGCCCGGCATCGTCTGCATGGTGGGCGCGGGCGGCGTCGGCAAGGCGGTGGCCTTCGGGTTGCTGGCGCTTGGCATGACCGAGCTGCGGCTGGTCGAGCGTGATCTGTCCAAAGCCGAGGCGCTGGCCCGGGCGCTGACCGCCGCCGACCCCGCGCTGAAGGTCAGCGCCACCACCGATGTCGCCGCCGGGACGGCGGGTGCCGCCGGGCTGATAAACTGCACGCCGGTGGGTATGGTCGGCTATGAGGGCACACCGATCCCCGCCGATCTGGTGCGGGGGGCGGAATGGGCCTTTGATGCGGTCTATACCCCGGTCGAGACGCAGTTCCTGCGCGATGCCGCTGCTGCCGGGCTGCGGATCATCAGCGGATACGAGCTGTTCTTCTATCAGGGCCTGCATGCCTATGAACTGTTCCACGGCAAGCCCATCGCCGAGGATATCCTGCGCGAGGCGCTGACGCGGCTGTAAGCGTCGGGGCGGCAAAGCGAACGGGCGCCGGGGGTGATCCCGGCGCCCGTTTCGTATTCCGCCGCGCCTCAGCTGCGCGGCATCCCGAAGGGAAGGATATTGCGCTTTTGCGCGGCGATGCGGAACGGCGCGTTGGGGCCACCATAGCCGCCATAGCCGCCGCTGCGCTGGACGATCTCGAAGAACAGGCCGCCCGGCAAAGGCTGGCTGTAGAATTGCAGGAAACTGCCGCTGCCGTCCTCGTCATACATGATGTTATGCGCGCGCAGACGTT
Proteins encoded in this region:
- a CDS encoding shikimate dehydrogenase family protein; the protein is MNAPSRDDTVRLGLIGDNIAASQSPRLHELAGRLTGADVTYQRLIPPERGQDFEQVFEAARAGGFRGLNITYPYKERVVSLVSIPDPHVAALGACNTVLFTADGPQGYNTDWSGFMAGYRRVMGDAAPGIVCMVGAGGVGKAVAFGLLALGMTELRLVERDLSKAEALARALTAADPALKVSATTDVAAGTAGAAGLINCTPVGMVGYEGTPIPADLVRGAEWAFDAVYTPVETQFLRDAAAAGLRIISGYELFFYQGLHAYELFHGKPIAEDILREALTRL